The Bacteroidia bacterium genome includes the window GTTAGCAGCAGCAGAACGGAATTTGCCAATAATTGTTCCTGGTTGGGAAGATTCCACGATGGGAAATATTTTTTCTTCGTATTGTATCAAAGGAGAAATAAAACCAACTACGATGAAATCTGGAATCGAATACATGATGTATTTATCTGATTGGTACATTAAAAATTCGGGTGGAAAAGGCGTAGGCTTTTTTCAAATTGGCGGCGGTATTGCCGGTGATTTTCCGATTTGCGTAGTGCCGATGTTGTATCAAGATATGGAAATGACGGACATTCCTTTTTGGGCATATTTCTGTCAGATTTCTGATTCGACAACCAGTTACGGATCGTATTCAGGCGCTGTTCCAAACGAAAAAATTACTTGGGGGAAATTAAGTACTACCACTCCACGATTTATTGTGGAATCGGATGCTACGATTGTCGCTCCACTTATTTTCGCATGGATTTTAGGATGGTAATTTCATCTTCAAAAAAATAATTTTTCAAATGAACAAAGATTTACGGAATTTACTGATTATTTCCGTTTTGTTTTTTATGTTTGGTTTTGTTACCAACCTGAACGACATTTTGATGCCGCACTTGAAACGTGCGTGTCAACTCAATGATTTCGAATCTACTTTTGTTCAATTTGCATTTTTTCTCGGTTATTTTATCATGTCAATTCCCTCCGAAAAAATTATTAAACGCATCGGATATAAAAAGGGAATTACGGTAGGATTGTTGCTTTGCGCTTGTGGCGCGCTGATATTTACTCCAGCAGCCAACACTCGTTTCTTTGGATTATTTTTAGTCGGATTATGCGTACTTGCCAGCGGAATGGCATTGTTGCAAGTAGCTGCCAATCCGTATGTTTCTTTACTCGGTAAGCCAGAAGGCGCTGCCAGCCGCTTGAGTTTGATGGGCGGATTAAATTCTTTAGGCGCTTCGCTCGGACCTTTTGCTGGCGGAATTTTAATTTTATCAGGCATAGAATATGGCGTAGATAAATTATCTACCATGCCTGTTTCGGATAAAATAGCGTACTTAAACAGTCAGGCACAAATGGTAAAAATGCCGTATTTACTGCTTTTCTTTTTGTTTTTAATATTGGCGATTTTTATCTTTTTCTCCAAGTTACCTGAAGTAAAATCGGGCGAAGAAAAAACAATTTCCGAAAAAAAATTTTCCATTTGGAATCATCCGGCTTTATACATGGGTGTTATAGCGATATTTTTTTACGTAGGAGCAGAAGTGTGTATCGGAAGTTTTTTAATTCGATACGGAGAATCGCTTCACATTGCTGGATTTACAGATAAAATTGGCTCTCATTTTGTTTCCTATTATATGATTTGCGCGATGCTATTTCGCTTTGTGGGCATCGCTGTTCTCAAAAAAATAAATCCACTCAAAGTACTTTTATTTAACGCTATTGTTGCGATAGCACTTATTGTAGCTTCTGTTTTAAGTAGCAATTACGCGGCTTTGTACATTGTTGTAT containing:
- the fucP gene encoding L-fucose:H+ symporter permease is translated as MNKDLRNLLIISVLFFMFGFVTNLNDILMPHLKRACQLNDFESTFVQFAFFLGYFIMSIPSEKIIKRIGYKKGITVGLLLCACGALIFTPAANTRFFGLFLVGLCVLASGMALLQVAANPYVSLLGKPEGAASRLSLMGGLNSLGASLGPFAGGILILSGIEYGVDKLSTMPVSDKIAYLNSQAQMVKMPYLLLFFLFLILAIFIFFSKLPEVKSGEEKTISEKKFSIWNHPALYMGVIAIFFYVGAEVCIGSFLIRYGESLHIAGFTDKIGSHFVSYYMICAMLFRFVGIAVLKKINPLKVLLFNAIVAIALIVASVLSSNYAALYIVVLVGACNSIMWPVIFPKAIEGLGNNTSKGSSYLIMAIIGGALITSSMGYFSDKYGVQHAYLVPIICYVYIAYYAFRFKNKKTIEV